The Candidatus Koribacter versatilis Ellin345 genome has a segment encoding these proteins:
- the lptC gene encoding LPS export ABC transporter periplasmic protein LptC: protein MSFSITRLRIWFAVATITLVVVVTGVYLVRRYEQRVLLHIAAKKLGVEIQQSTEGFSLSKSEGGRTLFKISAKKATQYKETGRAALQDVSIVVYGRDGSRFDQIYGANFEYDNKTGNVTARGEVDIDLEANAQGPKRPDQATPAELKNPIHLKTSGLVFNQKTGLAHTDESIEFHVPQANGSARGVDYDSHTNRLTLNSEIKVATLGPTPQNLVAVHAVITKEPRRAVLSHVTVKQPDSTITSDTVTIAFRSDNTIEQIFADGNVEADNNGVNSYQVQAAKANLKFGADNDLQLTTLSDGTRFRSSGERPMHGFSDRIFVHFDQATQPTNIRLADNAHIIEEPAGSGPSHSQQRTEIVADALDIDVRNGKLPSKAATSGKAQVNIDQRASGNQPPTTTVVTAGRFVADFSKQGHINHILGQPNSRVVSSAAGQAERTTTADKLEVLYNEKGELASVLQQGNFRYHEALPANQGERTATAEKATYSPSDELLRLTGSPRITDGGMSLTASLVNINRHTGEATADGNVKSTYSQLKEQPNGAMLAASDPIHVTAKKMIALKNGGAATYSGGSRLWQGANTVEAPTIEFNRDQRSLVAQGTGQAASPVTSVFVQKDKDGKITPVNITARKLTYVDAERRARYEGGVTARTTDGVLTADHVDVYLKESGASTSPTAQPGPSQLDRIIAQGTVVLAQPGRRATGNKLTYFQQDGRFVLSGDNPAIADAEHGTVRGESLTFFSKDDRVLVEGSNAAPTVTHTRVSR, encoded by the coding sequence ATGTCTTTCTCCATCACTCGCCTTCGCATCTGGTTTGCGGTTGCGACCATCACGCTCGTCGTAGTGGTGACGGGTGTCTACCTCGTCCGCCGCTATGAGCAGCGCGTTCTACTGCATATTGCGGCGAAGAAACTTGGTGTGGAGATTCAGCAGAGCACGGAAGGTTTTTCGCTCTCGAAGTCCGAAGGGGGCAGGACCCTTTTCAAGATCAGCGCCAAGAAGGCCACGCAATATAAAGAAACCGGTCGCGCTGCCCTCCAGGACGTCAGCATCGTCGTCTACGGCCGTGATGGTTCCCGTTTTGACCAGATCTACGGTGCCAATTTTGAATATGACAACAAAACGGGAAACGTCACCGCTCGCGGCGAAGTGGACATCGATCTCGAAGCCAATGCTCAGGGACCTAAGCGTCCCGATCAGGCAACGCCCGCCGAATTAAAAAATCCTATTCATCTCAAAACCAGCGGCCTTGTCTTCAATCAAAAGACAGGTCTTGCCCACACCGACGAATCCATCGAGTTCCATGTTCCACAAGCGAACGGTTCCGCCCGCGGGGTTGATTATGATTCCCACACCAATCGGCTCACACTGAACTCCGAAATCAAGGTCGCCACCCTCGGTCCGACGCCTCAAAACCTGGTTGCCGTCCACGCCGTCATCACCAAAGAACCGCGTCGCGCAGTACTCTCGCACGTCACCGTCAAGCAGCCCGACAGCACCATCACTTCCGACACCGTGACCATCGCGTTTCGCAGCGACAACACCATTGAACAGATCTTCGCCGATGGCAACGTTGAAGCTGATAACAACGGTGTGAACAGCTATCAGGTTCAAGCTGCAAAAGCGAACCTGAAATTCGGGGCCGACAACGATCTGCAACTGACCACACTGTCAGATGGCACACGTTTTCGCTCGAGCGGAGAACGGCCCATGCACGGCTTCTCCGATCGCATCTTTGTTCACTTCGATCAGGCTACGCAGCCCACTAACATTCGCCTTGCAGACAACGCACACATAATCGAAGAGCCCGCTGGCTCCGGCCCTTCGCACTCCCAGCAACGTACCGAGATCGTTGCCGATGCTCTCGATATTGATGTTCGCAACGGCAAACTGCCTTCGAAAGCCGCCACCTCGGGCAAGGCGCAAGTCAACATTGACCAGCGCGCCAGCGGCAATCAACCTCCGACGACCACCGTTGTCACCGCCGGGCGCTTCGTCGCCGACTTTAGCAAGCAAGGCCACATCAACCACATCCTTGGTCAACCCAATTCCCGCGTCGTTTCCAGCGCAGCTGGCCAGGCGGAACGCACGACCACTGCCGACAAACTTGAGGTTCTTTACAACGAGAAGGGGGAACTCGCGAGCGTTCTACAACAGGGCAACTTCCGCTATCACGAAGCCCTGCCGGCAAATCAAGGGGAGCGCACCGCCACAGCCGAAAAAGCTACCTACTCGCCATCTGACGAACTCCTTCGTCTGACGGGCAGTCCGCGAATCACCGACGGCGGCATGAGCCTCACCGCGAGCCTCGTCAATATCAATCGGCACACTGGCGAGGCCACGGCGGATGGCAACGTGAAGTCCACGTACAGCCAGTTGAAGGAGCAGCCTAATGGCGCCATGCTCGCCGCCAGCGATCCCATCCATGTCACCGCGAAAAAAATGATCGCGCTCAAGAACGGTGGCGCCGCTACGTACTCCGGGGGCTCGCGACTCTGGCAAGGAGCGAATACGGTTGAAGCTCCGACCATCGAATTCAATCGCGACCAACGCAGTCTCGTCGCGCAGGGCACCGGCCAAGCTGCTTCTCCGGTCACCAGCGTCTTCGTTCAAAAAGACAAAGATGGCAAGATCACACCGGTAAACATCACCGCTCGCAAACTTACCTACGTTGACGCCGAACGCCGCGCCCGCTACGAAGGCGGCGTCACCGCCCGCACCACTGACGGCGTTCTCACCGCCGATCATGTCGATGTTTATCTGAAAGAATCCGGTGCTTCTACCTCCCCAACTGCTCAACCCGGACCGAGTCAACTCGATCGCATCATCGCGCAGGGAACGGTTGTTCTTGCGCAACCAGGGCGTCGCGCAACCGGGAACAAGCTCACTTATTTCCAGCAGGATGGCCGCTTCGTTCTCTCCGGCGATAACCCCGCAATTGCCGATGCTGAACACGGCACCGTGCGCGGCGAATCGTTGACCTTCTTTAGTAAGGATGATAGGGTTCTGGTGGAAGGCTCCAACGCCGCTCCGACCGTAACTCACACTAGAGTAAGCAGATAA
- the flgC gene encoding flagellar basal body rod protein FlgC: protein MNLFDQIRTSGGAMAAERLRAEIVAGNMANAETTRTAEGGPYRRKQVIFSSAQPTFGMVLAKAGGEPAIGGGVRVLDIVQDSRDPVLRYEPGHPDANAEGMVAYPNIDPIEETVDLMSALRSYQLNASAVQAAKQMIQQSLEILK, encoded by the coding sequence ATGAACTTGTTTGACCAGATCCGAACCAGCGGTGGTGCGATGGCGGCGGAACGGTTGCGGGCTGAGATCGTCGCCGGGAACATGGCAAACGCCGAGACGACGAGGACTGCGGAAGGCGGCCCCTACCGCAGAAAACAGGTCATATTCAGTTCAGCACAACCGACGTTTGGAATGGTTCTCGCCAAGGCAGGGGGCGAACCCGCGATAGGCGGTGGTGTGAGGGTGTTGGACATCGTGCAGGATAGCCGGGATCCGGTGCTGCGCTATGAACCAGGACACCCGGACGCCAACGCCGAAGGCATGGTTGCGTATCCGAACATCGATCCAATCGAGGAGACGGTTGATTTGATGAGCGCCTTGCGGAGCTACCAGTTGAATGCATCCGCGGTCCAAGCAGCAAAACAAATGATCCAGCAATCTCTCGAGATATTGAAGTAG
- a CDS encoding two-component system sensor histidine kinase NtrB, which yields MEIERSIPRREKAVWQENPEWLFESAPEAIFVFDDDLQYLEANPAACRLLRRNKEEIVGCKIGTFSEDGARLAEAIRKTPVGDGVEASHTLILPDGSVRTVEMVTRPNMLPGIHLSFSRDVTDRRLLERELEHHTRLEAAGKLASGIAHDFNNMLTAILSYADLQLQHVESGSAMQRYVLGIQAAAERAAQTTHQLLAFCRRQKMQFAETQVNDVIQQSSELIGRLIGEDIELAFDLDRGIPEVWADAGQLNQVFVNLAVNARDAMPRGGRLLFATSKRGTEEKDKRVSIFVHDTGMGIGADVLPHIFEPFFTTKEQGKGTGLGLATVYGIVKQMKGEILVSSEPGRGTTFEIALPASRAAGAWVEPVTAKAKPNNMEHRPFAE from the coding sequence TTGGAAATCGAGCGTTCCATCCCGCGTCGGGAGAAGGCAGTCTGGCAAGAAAATCCAGAATGGCTCTTTGAAAGTGCACCCGAAGCGATTTTCGTGTTCGACGACGACTTGCAGTATCTCGAAGCAAATCCTGCCGCCTGCCGGCTCTTGCGACGGAATAAAGAAGAAATCGTCGGCTGCAAGATTGGAACTTTCTCAGAAGACGGTGCCCGGCTGGCGGAGGCAATACGAAAGACCCCTGTAGGCGACGGCGTGGAGGCGTCGCACACGCTGATTCTCCCGGATGGCAGTGTGCGAACGGTTGAGATGGTGACCCGACCGAACATGCTGCCGGGGATCCACCTTTCGTTCAGCCGCGATGTAACAGACCGGAGGCTGCTGGAGCGGGAATTGGAACATCACACGCGACTCGAAGCAGCGGGCAAACTTGCGAGTGGAATCGCACACGACTTCAACAATATGTTGACTGCGATCCTGAGCTACGCCGACTTGCAACTTCAGCATGTTGAATCCGGCTCGGCTATGCAGCGCTATGTCTTGGGAATACAGGCGGCGGCGGAGCGCGCGGCGCAGACGACGCATCAGTTGTTGGCATTTTGCCGGCGTCAGAAGATGCAGTTTGCGGAGACGCAGGTCAACGATGTGATTCAACAGTCGTCGGAATTGATTGGGCGGCTCATTGGTGAAGACATTGAGTTGGCGTTCGATCTCGATCGTGGCATTCCCGAGGTATGGGCAGACGCGGGACAGTTGAACCAGGTATTCGTGAATCTGGCGGTGAATGCGCGCGATGCGATGCCGAGGGGCGGACGACTGCTCTTCGCGACATCCAAGCGCGGGACGGAAGAAAAGGATAAACGCGTTTCCATTTTTGTCCACGACACCGGAATGGGAATTGGCGCTGATGTGCTGCCGCACATCTTCGAGCCGTTTTTCACGACGAAGGAGCAAGGCAAAGGAACCGGTTTGGGACTCGCGACCGTTTACGGAATTGTGAAGCAAATGAAGGGCGAGATTCTGGTTAGCAGTGAACCGGGGCGTGGTACGACGTTTGAGATAGCACTTCCAGCCTCGCGGGCGGCGGGTGCTTGGGTAGAACCGGTGACCGCGAAGGCGAAGCCGAACAATATGGAACATCGGCCATTTGCAGAGTGA
- a CDS encoding response regulator transcription factor codes for MRILVVEDDAPLAKFVAKGLEEEHYAVDTVHDGEQAKSMACEVEYDLVILDLNLPKLDGFGVLQQVRDHKRCPILVLTGRTRLEDRVRVLDGGADDCLLKPFSFAELSARVRALLRRGVSAAQFKLRVADLELDRVQRTVARSGRRIELTSKEFALLEYLMRNAGRRVTRTMIIEHVWNLKFDTGTNVVDVYVNYLRRKVDSEFPTKLIGTVRGVGYEIRPEGVEASVCQ; via the coding sequence ATGAGGATTCTGGTTGTAGAGGACGATGCGCCCCTCGCAAAGTTCGTCGCTAAGGGTCTGGAGGAAGAACACTATGCGGTGGACACCGTGCACGATGGGGAGCAGGCGAAGTCGATGGCATGCGAAGTCGAGTACGACCTCGTAATCCTGGATCTAAACCTTCCCAAGCTGGATGGCTTCGGCGTACTGCAACAGGTAAGGGACCATAAACGCTGTCCGATCCTGGTTCTTACAGGGAGGACGAGGCTGGAGGACCGCGTCCGGGTGTTGGATGGGGGCGCGGACGACTGTCTGCTGAAGCCTTTTTCCTTTGCCGAACTTTCGGCGAGAGTACGGGCCTTGTTGCGGCGTGGAGTGTCTGCGGCGCAATTCAAATTGCGGGTTGCCGACCTCGAACTGGATCGGGTGCAACGCACGGTTGCTCGCTCCGGCAGGCGAATTGAACTCACCTCGAAAGAGTTTGCGTTGCTCGAATACCTGATGAGGAATGCAGGAAGGCGGGTGACGCGCACCATGATCATCGAACACGTGTGGAACTTGAAGTTCGATACCGGAACCAATGTCGTGGACGTCTATGTCAACTATCTGCGACGTAAGGTTGACTCGGAGTTCCCGACAAAGTTGATCGGCACGGTGCGTGGAGTTGGCTATGAGATTCGTCCTGAGGGCGTGGAGGCATCGGTATGTCAGTGA
- the fliE gene encoding flagellar hook-basal body complex protein FliE, which yields MLNGIPVGGSAVGQAWSSEAQGKSSGFLDSLKSAISDVEDQHTDAQTKLANLLTGKGEDVHSAAIAIEKASLSFELMMQLRNKAVAAYQEVARMQF from the coding sequence ATGTTGAACGGTATCCCTGTCGGCGGTTCGGCTGTAGGTCAAGCGTGGTCGTCTGAGGCGCAGGGCAAGAGCAGTGGGTTTCTCGACAGCCTCAAGTCTGCGATTTCGGACGTGGAGGATCAGCACACGGACGCCCAGACAAAGCTGGCAAATCTGCTGACTGGCAAGGGCGAAGATGTCCATTCTGCGGCAATTGCTATCGAAAAAGCGTCTCTCTCTTTCGAGTTGATGATGCAGCTGAGAAACAAAGCGGTGGCGGCGTACCAGGAAGTCGCCCGGATGCAGTTCTGA
- a CDS encoding flagellar basal body rod protein FlgB gives MPELSTELLNVAERALDVSAARQRVIANNMANVDTPGYHTRDIDFAGQLRQMLGEASGGSQTTLASRNVPGLVERPDGNNVNVERESLLMAHTQLEFNTAIQVIRSEFKRIQMAIQEQ, from the coding sequence ATGCCGGAACTTTCAACTGAGCTGCTCAACGTTGCCGAAAGAGCGCTGGATGTTTCGGCCGCGAGACAGAGGGTGATCGCCAACAACATGGCGAACGTAGACACTCCTGGTTATCACACGCGCGACATCGACTTCGCGGGGCAATTGCGACAGATGCTTGGTGAGGCGAGCGGGGGCAGCCAAACAACACTCGCGAGTCGCAACGTCCCGGGACTCGTCGAGCGTCCTGATGGCAATAACGTGAACGTCGAGCGCGAGAGTTTGCTGATGGCCCACACGCAACTCGAATTCAATACCGCGATCCAGGTGATCCGCTCTGAGTTCAAGCGAATCCAGATGGCGATCCAGGAGCAGTGA
- the fliF gene encoding flagellar basal-body MS-ring/collar protein FliF encodes MAQEQKFAPQGKQIANFLRSLTGTQKLWLAFAGLTVTTLLYVFVTMLAKPEMKPLYSGLQAQDAQALGSKLAAQKIEYQISPDGTSVSVAVDKLDSARLLVASDGGPKSGRMGFELFDKPNWGSSDFSEKVNYQRALEGELERTLSTIDGVEAVRVHLVLPRESLFADKREEAKASVILKLRGAMSPNSDVAIRRFLAGAVEGLRPEGVTVIDAENNLPIGKTSSDGSGVESERDQALAKELVRTLEPIVGVGGARASVHVEYDVTSGDETQETYDPNSTAALTMQKSEETVGGTLAQGVPGTASNIPNTQSPSKSTNSADSQSSKSESGTYAVNRVVRHTLLPAGRIKRITAALLVDDADVTDAMGNTSRAKRSPEELKKIDSLARASLGINDARGDVLAVENLSFHENKPEVLVPLTKLDKVARVGKQFSWTLRYALIALLFLIVYVVVLRPVRRQVVLSLKQLPSRPANDAVLNGNTGKVLPQGVESADPAVRQAATLKKQLIEKAKAEPASAGQLVQSWLREEEA; translated from the coding sequence GTGGCTCAGGAACAAAAGTTCGCGCCGCAAGGTAAGCAGATCGCAAACTTCTTGCGAAGTCTCACCGGAACGCAGAAACTTTGGCTGGCGTTTGCCGGCCTAACGGTCACGACGTTGCTATATGTTTTCGTGACGATGCTTGCAAAACCTGAAATGAAGCCGCTGTACAGCGGATTGCAGGCGCAGGATGCACAAGCCCTCGGATCGAAGCTGGCTGCGCAAAAGATCGAATATCAAATTTCCCCCGACGGAACGAGTGTCAGTGTGGCGGTCGATAAGCTCGATTCGGCGCGCTTGTTGGTGGCAAGCGACGGAGGCCCGAAGAGCGGCCGCATGGGGTTCGAGTTATTCGACAAACCCAATTGGGGGAGCAGCGACTTTAGCGAAAAGGTGAACTACCAGCGTGCCCTCGAGGGAGAACTCGAACGCACGCTCAGCACGATCGATGGCGTCGAGGCGGTGCGAGTGCACCTGGTGTTGCCGCGCGAGTCGTTGTTTGCGGACAAGCGCGAGGAAGCGAAGGCATCGGTCATTCTGAAGCTACGGGGAGCCATGTCTCCGAACAGCGACGTAGCGATTCGCCGATTTCTTGCCGGTGCAGTGGAAGGCTTGCGGCCGGAAGGCGTGACTGTGATCGACGCAGAAAATAATTTGCCAATCGGAAAGACCAGTAGCGACGGGAGCGGGGTGGAATCGGAACGCGATCAAGCGCTCGCCAAGGAGTTAGTGCGAACGCTGGAGCCAATTGTGGGAGTAGGAGGCGCTCGCGCGAGCGTGCACGTTGAGTACGACGTGACGTCGGGGGACGAGACTCAAGAGACCTACGATCCGAACAGCACTGCCGCTCTCACGATGCAGAAATCGGAAGAAACAGTCGGGGGCACGTTAGCACAGGGGGTGCCGGGAACTGCAAGCAACATCCCGAATACACAGAGTCCGTCCAAATCGACGAACTCGGCAGATTCGCAATCGTCCAAGTCGGAGAGCGGCACTTACGCGGTGAATCGGGTGGTTCGTCACACACTCTTGCCGGCGGGCCGAATCAAACGCATCACTGCAGCGCTCCTGGTGGATGATGCAGACGTCACCGATGCGATGGGGAACACCTCTCGAGCGAAGCGCAGCCCAGAGGAACTGAAGAAGATCGATAGCCTGGCGCGAGCATCGCTCGGGATCAACGACGCGCGCGGCGATGTCCTGGCGGTGGAGAACCTCTCCTTCCACGAGAACAAGCCTGAGGTACTCGTACCTCTGACCAAGTTGGACAAAGTAGCGCGGGTGGGCAAGCAGTTCTCCTGGACGTTGCGCTACGCACTCATCGCACTTCTCTTCCTTATTGTTTATGTGGTTGTTCTACGGCCGGTTCGCAGGCAGGTGGTGCTCTCCTTGAAGCAACTGCCGAGCCGCCCCGCGAACGACGCCGTGCTGAATGGCAATACTGGGAAGGTGCTTCCGCAGGGCGTTGAGTCTGCCGATCCGGCGGTGCGGCAAGCGGCCACCCTCAAGAAGCAACTGATTGAAAAGGCCAAGGCCGAACCGGCGAGCGCGGGACAACTTGTACAAAGCTGGCTACGTGAGGAAGAAGCATGA
- a CDS encoding sigma-54 interaction domain-containing protein: MISPIINELTANPGVLIASPNPAFRRQVIDTLPTTWRPVLEAQGGADALGKLEASDCRMLLLDRQLLDLDVEELAGLVRLRYPGVDVQTLETPRIKGSAVDIPERHSNINQLAIDTQLSPLDGMIGNSERMGSAYRAIRKVAPRDTPVLVMGETGTGKELVAQAIHRLSRRCEKAMVVINCAAIPESLLESELFGYVRGAFTGAAQTRQGRIQAANGGTLFLDEIGEMPFELQAKLLRFLETGELQRLGSSETWRVDVRLVAATNRNLRESVQMQRFRADLFYRLCVFPIVLPPLRDRNGDISQLATHFLSTFDRDCYFTPAAIKKLDAHDWPGNVRELKHVIERATILANDKAITVEDVVLDAEAVMNYATDLSVRGVNHAGTFN; encoded by the coding sequence ATGATCTCTCCAATCATCAACGAACTCACCGCGAACCCGGGGGTTCTCATTGCAAGTCCGAACCCGGCGTTTCGTCGCCAGGTGATCGACACGCTGCCGACTACCTGGCGGCCTGTACTGGAGGCGCAGGGAGGGGCGGACGCGCTTGGCAAGCTCGAAGCCAGCGATTGCCGAATGCTGCTTCTCGATCGGCAGTTGCTGGACCTCGATGTCGAGGAATTGGCGGGACTGGTGAGACTCCGGTATCCGGGGGTGGACGTTCAGACGCTGGAAACGCCTCGCATAAAAGGCAGCGCGGTTGATATTCCCGAGAGGCATAGCAACATCAACCAACTCGCGATTGACACGCAACTCTCACCGCTGGATGGCATGATCGGCAATTCGGAGCGAATGGGATCGGCGTATCGAGCTATCCGCAAAGTCGCACCACGGGACACGCCGGTATTGGTCATGGGAGAGACGGGCACGGGAAAAGAGCTGGTAGCACAAGCAATTCATCGGCTCAGCCGCCGCTGTGAAAAAGCCATGGTAGTGATCAACTGTGCGGCCATTCCCGAGAGTCTTTTGGAAAGCGAACTCTTTGGGTATGTCCGCGGCGCGTTCACGGGCGCAGCACAGACGCGGCAAGGACGGATACAGGCGGCGAACGGGGGGACCTTGTTCCTGGATGAAATCGGTGAGATGCCGTTCGAATTGCAGGCAAAGCTCCTCCGCTTTCTCGAAACCGGCGAACTGCAACGCCTCGGAAGCTCTGAGACTTGGCGAGTCGATGTGCGCTTGGTTGCGGCGACGAACCGGAACCTGCGAGAGAGCGTCCAGATGCAACGGTTTCGCGCTGACCTGTTCTATCGGCTTTGCGTTTTTCCGATCGTCCTACCACCTCTGCGAGACCGAAACGGGGATATTTCCCAGCTTGCGACCCACTTTCTCTCTACCTTCGATCGCGATTGTTACTTCACCCCGGCGGCAATCAAGAAGCTCGACGCTCATGACTGGCCGGGAAACGTACGCGAACTGAAGCATGTGATCGAGAGGGCGACTATTCTCGCGAACGACAAAGCCATCACGGTCGAGGACGTGGTCCTCGATGCGGAAGCAGTCATGAACTATGCAACCGATCTCAGCGTGCGGGGAGTGAACCATGCCGGAACTTTCAACTGA